AAAAGAGTTGAAGCTGACACAGGAGGAATTTGCCAAAAAATCGGGGGTGAGTTTTGGTTCTATAAAGCGTTTTGAAAATACAGGGGAAATTTCTCTTTTCTCTTTAGTAAAGATTGCGATTGTCTTAGATTGTGAAAATGAGTTAATGGAGCTTTTTAAGAAAAAAGAATATAGTTCCATTGAGGAGATTATAAATGGAAAATATTAAATCTTTGCAGGTATTTTATAATAATATAAAAGTAGGAAATTTAGCTGTTCTTCCTAATGGACTTACAGCTTTTGAATATGATGATAAATGTTACCTGTAAGATTAAAAAAGGTTAGATGAAACTACAAAA
This DNA window, taken from Fusobacterium perfoetens, encodes the following:
- a CDS encoding helix-turn-helix transcriptional regulator; translated protein: MNYDFLDIKTPKEIQMEIAKNVRKKRKELKLTQEEFAKKSGVSFGSIKRFENTGEISLFSLVKIAIVLDCENELMELFKKKEYSSIEEIINGKY